The following nucleotide sequence is from Hylaeus volcanicus isolate JK05 chromosome 3, UHH_iyHylVolc1.0_haploid, whole genome shotgun sequence.
aattgtaatgattttgattttgatatattatgatgaatttcaatttcaatttaatttcgaatttcgattacattttcaaGATTACTAAAACAGGATTCAGATTACGACATAAGACactattttgtattctttatttcgttcgaaatttaaatttgtaatacaaaaaaataaaatacaatatttttagaaatttacgGAGAAACCTTTATCAACCTCAAAAATACTATTTGACATTCGCTTGTCGTGTCGTAATCACGGGTCAGGCAGTCTTGGTGTGCGTGTCTGCCAGCTAACtccaataatatatttttataataaaagcaTAATTgacaataaaatgataataaagcACCCTTAATGATAAGACAAGAATaagataatataaaagttaagttttcaaataaaaaaataattattcaaaccaTTTTGTTCATACATCCTTTGtttagtttataaaataaaacataatttcacTGAGAGTAATACTATtgtgattattttaatatattaattatattaattatccaTAACTTTTTATCCAATCATTTATAGAATCTGTTTTATAACTCTTTGGGAAACTTGCAATCTGGTACTCATCTCGCAAGTGTGAATAGTCTGGGTACATGGTTGTTTGAAATGGTTCcttcatattaaaattgtgATTAATAGAATGTTCCCAACCATCTGGTGCTTCACCATTAGGTTTAGTATAACAGAACTCAGGTATCACAGATGTCTGCAAATGCTTGAAACCATACAACATACTCATTTTCACTGACATAGATTTTAATGCATATGGACTAAATATGTCTcctacaatttttgaaatttgagtaTTGTGAGTATATATGCCATATAGAATAGTTGACACCTTCGTAACACCTAAAAGGTTCTCTGTCTTCTGTGTactcttttcttttgtaatataaaaggGTACTATGTGGTAGCGGTTTCCAAGTATCTTTAGAGCATGACTTATGTCATTCATCAATTGCAGCACTAATTTGAAGTCTTCCTTGCATATCGTTAGTATTAGGAAATTCATATTGCTTTAGTATTGATACCATCTCTGGATGAAGTTTTTCTGGTTCTGCATAACccaataaatttttgttgggGATGGTACCACCTGGATATGCGCCAACAGGTAATGGGTTCCAAGATCCAAAGTATTGGTTTCCTGTTTGTTGAACTAATTGCCTTGTTGTATAAGGGGAAACATAACATTCATAAACATTATGATTTTCAGCTGTTAAACGGCCAAAGTTTCCTGGTGGGATCTCAGCGTTATTCTCTTCTTTAGGCACTGTGAACTGTGGAATAACTATTTCTGGAACATTAACTTGTACCTTATCTCCAGTTAGTACtgttattgtattaatattactgaaatattcaacTATTGGACCAGGTACAAGCCATGACTCGTTGTATTCATATTCGATTAAATGCATGTTTAATAATACTGTCATGTAATGAGACACGATGAAATATCCCAGGTATCTTAAGTGTTTATAGACCTCCTCacataaaaaaggaaaagttgaaaaatccAAATTGTGAGAGTACATCGAATGTATAGGCATTGTATCACATACTACATTACTGAATAGTGTATCCTTCCAGCCcttaattgttattgacaTCTTGATACACTATGTGAATGTTCGCTATTACGAAATAAACGATGATGACAAAACCTCgtttaatgtaattatatagTCATAAGAAATAACAAAGCGAATACTGTTCGCAAAACcgataatagaaattatactCGTGAGTTTTTCTGTAGAAAAAAAGTCAATGATGAATTGATTCactttcaattgtttttaattgtgATTGAATACGGGGAACCACACAGTGTGACCAATCCCTAAATAATTGTCCGATTGTTGTATCTCCCTCTCTGTTGTTGCGAACGCGTCGTGCGGGGATAGGGATTTTAGCAGATTTCACTGACATAGATAAGGTGCCCGTGGAGCAGTGAtgagcaaaaccctagacttcgaataaatgtgaagtttgccgatatgtctatctcctttcctctttagaacattttccaatataTATACCGTAgccattgagctctatcctaactggagtgtgaactgCGAGAGAGATGCAAGATGAGTGGTTCCAGTGGtactatcctatagcaaatttatgtgtgGAGGGAAAACAGACtcctctttgtttgaatttcgcggcactctaggaattatttacagattaattatgtacagatttgaactttatttcctttttatttatatataaaacgatagaaacattaataataatgacataataatgaagtagtatacataatttacatatcttcatattatacaaactccgagttgacttcagcgacagttgcggaaaaagttgGAAACTCCGGGACTAGGACAGAGaaaaattgcaggagagacgaggacagggagattaggctagcatgatttttttttccaggatattgaagcaaagaagcaatattttctaataattctggttataatatattcgttacactttggcggatgcgactccaaggcaattgattttgcaatttcgNNNNNNNNNNNNNNNNNNNNNNNNNNNNNNNNNNNNNNNNNNNNNNNNNNNNNNNNNNNNNNNNNNNNNNNNNNNNNNNNNNNNNNNNNNNNNNNNNNNNtacactttggcggatgcgactccaaggcaattgattttgcaatttcgcccttaaaactttaaaaacaataaaagtatgtttgctatcttcattttattgtttataaagttttaaggccgaaattgcaaaatcaattgccttggagtcgcatccgccaaagtgta
It contains:
- the LOC128873328 gene encoding uncharacterized protein LOC128873328 — protein: MSITIKGWKDTLFSNVVYKHLRYLGYFIVSHYMTVLLNMHLIEYEYNESWLVPGPIVEYFSNINTITVLTGDKVQVNVPEIVIPQFTVPKEENNAEIPPGNFGRLTAENHNVYECYVSPYTTRQLVQQTGNQYFGSWNPLPVGAYPGGTIPNKNLLGYAEPEKLHPEMVSILKQYEFPNTNDMQGRLQISAAIDE